The genomic region CTGGCACGCGACAAGGGCGACGTGCTCCGGCTCGGCGAGGGGGAGGTCGGCACCCATATCCTGGGCGCCTCCTACGAGTACGACCACGCGATGTCCACGCAGGTGCTGGCGACCCTCCCCGCAGTCGTGCACGTGCGCGCCGACCACGGCGGCACCTGCCTGGACGACACCGTCCGCCTGCTCGCGCGTGAGATGGCCCACCCGCAGATGGCGACCGCCGTCGTCCTCGATCGCCTGGTCGACGTCCTGCTGGTCCAGCTGCTCAGGGTCTGGCTCCTCACCCGGCCGGAGGAGGCGGGGCGCTCGTGGCTGCGCGTCCTGGGCGACCCGCTGGTGACCGACGCGCTGACCCGGCTGCACCGCGATCCCGGCCGCGCCTGGACCACGGAGGCACTCGCCGCGGAGCTGGCCGTGTCACGGGCGACGCTGTCGAGGCGCTTCCTGGCCGCGGCCGGGCAGGCGCCGGGCTCCTACCTCACGCGGTGGCGGATGGACCTGGCGGCACGGCGCCTGCGCGACACGGACGACCCCCTGGAGGCCGTCGCCCACGCGGTCGGCTACACCTCCGCGCACGCCTTCAACCGGGCGTTCAGCCGTGCCCGCGGCCAGTCGCCGGGACGCTTCCGGACCGCCGCACGGGAGAGCGCCCGGCGCCCGGCCGCCTGAACCGGCGGCCCCGGACCCGGACCCGGACCCGGACGCGGACCCGGACCCGGGCGCGGACGTGCCTACCTCGGGCGCCGGCGCAGGTCGATCTGGGCGTTGGCGCCGGTGTCGGGGTCCACCACGACCTCCTGGCCCGCGGCGATCCCGTCGACCTCCAGGTCGGCGTCGGTGGGAGCCGCGCGCTTGAGCACGCCCAGCGCGATCGGACCCAGCTCGTGGTGGCGGGCCGACGAGCCCACCCGGCCCACCTTGCGCCCGTCGAGTTCGATCGCGGCGCCCACCTCCGGCAGGCGTTCGGCGGTCCCGTCCAGGTGCAGCATGACCAGGCGGCGCGGAGGACGCCCCAGGTTGTGCACCCGCGCCACCGTCTCCTGGCCCGGGTAGCAGCCCTTCTCCAGGTGCACCGCGCGGCCGACCCAGTCCACCTCGTGCGGGATCGTGCGCTCGTCGGTGTCCACGCCCGCGCGCACCCTGTGGTGCGCGATCCGGTCGGCCTCGTAGGCCCACATCCCGGCGGGCCGCGCTCCGGCGGCAGTCAGCGCCTCGGCCGCGGCGGACAGCCGTTCGGCGGGCACGAACAGGTCGGTCTCGTCCATCGTCAGCCGCGCGACCACGCCCTCCAGGACGTCGCCGGCTCCGTCGACGGCCTCCGCGCGCTTGGGGCCGAGGAGGGTCAGCACGGCGAAGTCGTCGCCGAGGTCGGTGACCTCCACGCGCAGCATGAAGCGCATCGAGTCCAGGAACGCGGCCAGGTCGGCACCGCGGCCCGGCTCGGTGTGGATCCAGGTGGACTCCCCGTCGTCCACCAGCGACAGGTGGTGCCGCAGGTGGCCGCGGGTGTCCAGGACCAGGGCCTCGGTGCCCACACCGGGGGCCAGGCCCGTGGTGAGCTGACTGGTGAGGTCGTTGAGCCAGCCGAGGCGGTCGGGGCCGCTCACCCGGACCACGCCCCGGTTGCTGCGGTCCACCCAGGCGGCGGCGCGCTCGGCGGCACGGCCCTCGTGGGCGGGGTCTCCGTAGTGCGCGGCGACGCCGGAGTCGGTGTGCTCGGCGGTCACGGCCCCGGGGGTGCTCAGCAGCGGCGAAGTCATACCGCCGAGACTAGGTCATGTTCCGCGGATACGCCCGCCCGTCGCCCGCCACCACCCTCAACGGACGCCTACGGCGCGGTTCCCCTTTGCCCGTCGCCCGCCACCACCCTCAACGGACGCCTATGGCGCGGTTCCCCTTTGCCCGTCGCCCGCCACCACCCTCAACGGACGCCTATGGCGCGGTTCCCCTTTGCCCGTCGCCCGCCACCACCCTCAACGGACGCCTATGGCGCGGTTCCCCTTTGCCCGTCGCCCGCCACCACCCTCAACGGACGCCTACGGCGCGGTTCCCCTTTGCTCCGCTCGCGACGGGCAGCATCCACGGAACACGCCCTAGCCGCCCGGCCGAGCCGTTCGCGAATATGTCCCTGACCTGCGGTTATGTGAACCAGAAAAACATTTGCCCGACGGGACCCGCGGGACGTACTGTCGGTGGCACGCAGGAAAGGAGGTGGTCCGAAAGATGGTTTATCTCAGGACTGGCGAGGTGGCCGTCCGCTAGGACGACGCTCGCGTTCGCGACGTCGTTCGCCGCGAATCCACGACGGACACCCGGACCCCGGGTCGCCGGAACTCGTCCGACCGGCCCCACCCCCTCGGTGGGAGGACACCCGGGGTCTGCCCATGCCCGCGGTCCGGCCGCGGAGCTACTTCTCGGCCGGCCGCGCGCCGGCCTTCTTCAGCTGCGCCGACATGTACGACCGCAGTTCGTGTCCCCGCGCGGCCAGGTCCCACGCGTAGCCCAGGGTCTCGCGGTCGTCGCCGAAGAGCCCGTAGAGGCGGTGCGAGGCGGTGACCTCCAGGCCGGTGATCGTGTGCATCACCGCGTTCGTGGCCATCTCCACCCGGTTGGCGAACACGTTGCCCAGGTAGGACTCGATGAACCCCTCGTTGTGGGTGATGAGCACCTCGAGGTGGATGATGTTCTTGTCGTCGTCCTTGGCGTACTGCGCGGTGTCGGCCTCCGACAGCGCGCGCCAGTAGCCGGACTCCTCCGCGATGACCTCGCCCAGCGTGCCGTCGGCCTTCATGCGCCAGGCCCTGCTGGTGTAGGTCAGGTACGGCGCGTCCGGGGTGTGGGAGAACTCGACCTCCTGCCCGAACTGGAACTCTTCCTCTTCGGCGTAGCCGGCGACGCCGACGCCCTCCCAGCGGCCGAGTAGGAAGGACAGTTTCGCCAGATCGGGGTGCACTTCAGCGTCCATGACCTCTGAGCGTAGCCGGATCGGAGCACTGGCACGTCCGCCCGTCCCGGCTCCGCCCCCTGCCACCAGCGCGCCCCGGGACGGCCATGCCCAATTGGCCCCGCTTTCCCGAAGAACTGGTAAAGATTGTCTGCGACACGGTGTGGTCACGGGGTGTCGAACCCGCCGTCGTCTCCCACCTCCGACGCTGAAGTAAGGGGCGGCCTGTGTTGCTGGTCATCGGTTCGGCGCTGCTCATCGCCGCGGTCGTCCTCCTGCCCCTCGCCGTCATCGGCCTGCGCCGCTGGCTGCGCCAGCGCGGTGTCGCCCAACTGCGTCCCCGGTCGCTCGCCGCGCTGGAAGGCCGGCGCGTCACCCTGTCGGGGATCGCTGCCCCCGGTCCCGCGGGCCCCATCACCTCCGGACTGGCCGGCGCGGAGTGCGTGTGGCACGGGCACGAGGTGCTGCGGCACTACTGGCCGCTCAACCACGACGGCGGCACGGTGCGCGAACGCGCCTGCGACCCCATCGCCGAGTACGGCGGCGAGGAGCTGTTCGGCCTGGTGGCCGAGGGCGACCGCGCCGACGGCGACCGCATCTTCGTCGACCCGGGCGAAGCCGACACCCGCGGCACCGAACTGTGCCTCAAGCGCGTGGTGGGACGCCCGCAACCCGGTGTGGCCGCCGCCGCGGACGACCTGCTGCCGCGCGTGCGCGGGCGGATCTCCGGGGTCTTCCGCGGTGAGACGATCGAGTTCGAGTACCGCGAGTGGGTGATCCGCCCCGGCGCGCGGCTGCGTGTCAGCGGACGGGTCCAACTGCGCGACGGTCGGGTCGTCCTGGTCGCCCCCGAGGGCGGCCGGCTGGCCATCGAGCACGGCGTCGACGCGCAGCCCGCCCGCACCCCGCCCCGGCGCCGGGAGGCGGTCGCGCTCACGGTGGCCTTCGGGGTCTGCGCGGCGGTGGGGGCGGTGCTGGTCCTCGCCGGCTTGTCAGTAGGCTGACCGACATGTCCCGTTCCTTGGTGATCAAGGTCACCGCCGGAGAGAACGACCCCGAGCGGTGCAACCAGGCCTTCACGGTCGCCGCGGCGGCCCTGGCCAGCGGGGTCGACGTCTCGCTCTGGCTGACCGGGGAGTCGGCGTGGTTCGCCGTCCCCGGCCGGGCCGAGGCGTTCTCCCTCCCGCACGCCGCCCCCCTGTCCGACCTCCTGGACGCGGTCCTCGCGGCCGGCCGCGTGACGGTGTGCACGCAGTGCGCCGCCCGCAGGGACCTGGCCCAGGACGACCTCATCGAGGGCGTGCGCATCGCCGGGGCGCCGTCGTTCGTGGAGGAGGCCGTGGCCGACGGGGCCCAGGCACTCGTCTACTGAAACCGCCCCCGCACGCACGGCGCCCGTGCCACCGGTGGTGGCACGGGCGCGAGCGATCAGCGGCGGCGGCGCGGAGCCTCAGCCGAAGCGGAGTGGGCAGGTCCGGAGCCGGAGGCTCTCCGTTGAGGGCGGTAGCCCTGCACCCGCCGTAGGTCGCCCCAGGGCGATGGTGGGCGACGGGTGGGCTACTTCTTGCCCTGGTTGGCGACGGCCTCGATGGCGGCCTTGGCGGCCTCCGGGTCGAGGTAGGTGCCGCCCGGGTTGCGCGGGTGGAAGTCGTCGTCGAGGTCGTACATCAGCGGGATGCCGGTGGGGATGTTCAGCCCGGCGATGTCGGCGTCGCTGATCCCGTCCAGGTGCTTGACCAGGGCGCGCAGCGAGTTGCCGTGCGCGGCGACCAGGACGGTCTTCCCGGCGGCCAGGTCGGGGACGATGGCGTCGTACCAGTAGGGCAGGGCGCGGTCCAGCACGTCCTTGAGGCACTCGGTGCGCGGCCGGAGCTCCGACGGCAGCTGCGCGTAGCGGGTGTCGGCGGCCTGCGAGTAGGGGTCGTCGTCGGCGATGGGCGGCGGCGGGGTGTCGTAGGAGCGGCGCCAGATCATGAACTGCTCTTCGCCGTACTCCTCGCGCGTCTGCGCCTTGTCCTTGCCCTGCAGGGCGCCGTAGTGGCGCTCGTTGAGGCGCCAGGAGCGCTCGACCGGCAGCCAGTGCAGGTCGGCGGCGTCCAGGGCCAGGTTCGCGGTGCGGATGGCGCGCTTGAGCAGCGAGGTGTGCAGGATGTCCGGCGTGACACCGGCGTCCTTGAGCAGCTCACCGCCCCGGCGGGCCTCGTCCTCGCCCGTCGCCGACAGGTCCACGTCCACCCAGCCGGTGAACAGGCCCTTCGCGTTCCAGACGCTCTCACCGTGTCGCAGCAGTACCAGAGTTCCCATGGGACCAAGCCTAGCCACTCCGCTTGTCCGATCGGGCGCCCGCATCTCCTAACGCTGTTAGGAAGGGCCCTCGGGGAGCGCCGCGGGCTCCGTCCCCGCGTGCGGCTCGGCCAGGTGGGCGAAGGCCCGGAGGTTGCGCATGTCGTGGCCGCGCTCGGCCCGCCACTTCCACTCCTTGCGGATCGCCGAGGCGAAGCCCAGCTCCAGCGCGCGGTTGAAGTTCTCGTCGGAGTAGGTGAGCACGCACCCGAGCAGCCGGTCGACCTCCTCGGGCGTGACGCCCTCCAGCGGCAGGCGTCCGCGGATGTACACGTCGCCGACCTCGTCGGCCGCGAAGGCCATTCCGAACATGCCCGAGTTGCGCTGCATCAGCCAGCGGTAGAACTCGCCGTGGTTCTCGTCCGGTTGGCGGCAGAAGAACGACGTCACGCCCAGGCTGTGCGGGCCGACCTCCAGCCACACGAGTGTCTTGAGCTTGGCCCGGCCGGGGATCGTGACGAGGAAGGAGCCCTCCCGGGGCAGTTCCGTCTCCAGTCCGGCCTCGGCGACCGCCTCGGTGATCGCCCTCGCCGCGGCCTCACGCGCCGTCTGCGTCTGCACCTGCGGGTCCCTTCCGGTCATCGGCACGCCGCCAGCGGCAGCGCGCGCGGGGTGATGCTCGTGCGGTACACGTCCAACAGTTCGTCGACGGTCCGCGACCAGCCCAGGGTGGCGGCGTGCTTGGGGGCCGCCATCGCCAGCTTGGCACGCCAGGCGGGCTCGGCGATCAGTCGGTGCAGCTCGGCGGCGTAGTCGGACGGGTCGTGCCCCT from Nocardiopsis aegyptia harbors:
- a CDS encoding DsrE family protein; protein product: MSRSLVIKVTAGENDPERCNQAFTVAAAALASGVDVSLWLTGESAWFAVPGRAEAFSLPHAAPLSDLLDAVLAAGRVTVCTQCAARRDLAQDDLIEGVRIAGAPSFVEEAVADGAQALVY
- a CDS encoding phosphoglyceromutase produces the protein MGTLVLLRHGESVWNAKGLFTGWVDVDLSATGEDEARRGGELLKDAGVTPDILHTSLLKRAIRTANLALDAADLHWLPVERSWRLNERHYGALQGKDKAQTREEYGEEQFMIWRRSYDTPPPPIADDDPYSQAADTRYAQLPSELRPRTECLKDVLDRALPYWYDAIVPDLAAGKTVLVAAHGNSLRALVKHLDGISDADIAGLNIPTGIPLMYDLDDDFHPRNPGGTYLDPEAAKAAIEAVANQGKK
- a CDS encoding AraC family transcriptional regulator, which encodes MDLLSDILTVTGVRGTLGARIEGAEGWGVRWTPTPGSAVVYAVAAGTAWLTVPGHDPRQLMPGDAVLLPSGGEHDVSGAPGVRSPACDHVAAELARDKGDVLRLGEGEVGTHILGASYEYDHAMSTQVLATLPAVVHVRADHGGTCLDDTVRLLAREMAHPQMATAVVLDRLVDVLLVQLLRVWLLTRPEEAGRSWLRVLGDPLVTDALTRLHRDPGRAWTTEALAAELAVSRATLSRRFLAAAGQAPGSYLTRWRMDLAARRLRDTDDPLEAVAHAVGYTSAHAFNRAFSRARGQSPGRFRTAARESARRPAA
- the ygfZ gene encoding CAF17-like 4Fe-4S cluster assembly/insertion protein YgfZ — translated: MTSPLLSTPGAVTAEHTDSGVAAHYGDPAHEGRAAERAAAWVDRSNRGVVRVSGPDRLGWLNDLTSQLTTGLAPGVGTEALVLDTRGHLRHHLSLVDDGESTWIHTEPGRGADLAAFLDSMRFMLRVEVTDLGDDFAVLTLLGPKRAEAVDGAGDVLEGVVARLTMDETDLFVPAERLSAAAEALTAAGARPAGMWAYEADRIAHHRVRAGVDTDERTIPHEVDWVGRAVHLEKGCYPGQETVARVHNLGRPPRRLVMLHLDGTAERLPEVGAAIELDGRKVGRVGSSARHHELGPIALGVLKRAAPTDADLEVDGIAAGQEVVVDPDTGANAQIDLRRRPR
- a CDS encoding nitrobindin family protein, with product MDAEVHPDLAKLSFLLGRWEGVGVAGYAEEEEFQFGQEVEFSHTPDAPYLTYTSRAWRMKADGTLGEVIAEESGYWRALSEADTAQYAKDDDKNIIHLEVLITHNEGFIESYLGNVFANRVEMATNAVMHTITGLEVTASHRLYGLFGDDRETLGYAWDLAARGHELRSYMSAQLKKAGARPAEK
- a CDS encoding YbjN domain-containing protein, whose amino-acid sequence is MTGRDPQVQTQTAREAAARAITEAVAEAGLETELPREGSFLVTIPGRAKLKTLVWLEVGPHSLGVTSFFCRQPDENHGEFYRWLMQRNSGMFGMAFAADEVGDVYIRGRLPLEGVTPEEVDRLLGCVLTYSDENFNRALELGFASAIRKEWKWRAERGHDMRNLRAFAHLAEPHAGTEPAALPEGPS